A stretch of Oncorhynchus mykiss isolate Arlee chromosome 14, USDA_OmykA_1.1, whole genome shotgun sequence DNA encodes these proteins:
- the LOC110488862 gene encoding exosome complex component RRP40 — MLSCFKDKVGDVLLPGDVFSFQMPESITDSKPEKVVCGPGLRRNGDEVLVCKSGILRHKQPNLYWIDSQQRRYVPGKGESVIGIITSKSGDIFKVDVGGSEQASLSYLAFEGATKRNRPNVQVGDLVYSQFIIANKDMEPELVCIDSCGRANGMGVFGAGGLLFKVSLGLVRRLLAPQSEIAKDLEKMFPFEIVVGMNGRVWVKSKTIQQTLIVANLLESCENMTAQQRQTLFRRVADGSI; from the exons ATGCTGAGTTGTTTCAAAGATAAAGTTGGTGATGTTTTATTACCAGGAGATGTATTTTCttttcaaatgcctgaaagtaTCACCGACAGCAAACCCGAGAAAGTTGTTTGTGGACCAGGGCTTCGGCGAAACGGAGATGAAGTTCTCGTTTGCAAAAGCGGAATCCTTCGACATAAACAACCGAATCTGTACTGGATAGACTCTCAGCAAAGGAGG TATGTTCCAGGGAAGGGGGAGAGTGTGATTGGCATCATAACTTCCAAGTCAGGTGACATCTTCAAGGTGGATGTAGGGGGGAGTGAGCAGGCGTCACTCTCCTACCTCGCCTTCGAGGGTGCTACCAAGAGGAATAGACCTAATGTGCAG GTGGGGGACCTGGTGTACTCTCAGTTCATCATTGCCAACAAAGACATGGAGCCGGAGCTGGTGTGTATAGACAGCTGTGGACGAGCCAACGGGATGGGGGTGTTTGGAGCAGGCGGGCTTCTCTTCAAGGTATCCCTAGGACTTGTACGCAG GCTGCTGGCACCCCAGAGTGAGATAGCCAAGGACCTGGAGAAGATGTTCCCCTTTGAGATTGTGGTGGGGATGAATGGGCGGGTGTGGGTCAAGTCCAAGACCATCCAGCAGACCCTCATCGTGGCCAACCTGCTGGAGAGCTGTGAGAACATGACAGCCCAGCAGCGACAGACGCTCTTCAGAAGGGTGGCCGACGGATCCATCTAG
- the nipsnap3a gene encoding protein NipSnap homolog 3A, translated as MFTVRNSFRRSSRLIENICLKNGYVALDCISTGPQQQQGTFYEFRTYRILPEKNAAFLKLTNEKIHLRTAHSELLGYWSVEYGGLNQVFHIWKYDSYAQRAGVRASLAQDPKWIEEYISKAMPMLMSQDNEVTYLVPWSKVDRPPKEGGVYELASFQMRPGGPAVWGEAFQAAVSTHAAGGHAHLVGVFHSEFGRLNKVNALWWYESPDQRAAVRHKAHGDARVVAAVRESVTYLESQTSKLMFPCPYSPLK; from the exons ATGTTTACAGTAAGAAATTCATTTCGCAGATCGTCAAGGCTTATAGAAAATATTTGCTTGAAAAATGGTTACGTG GCTCTAGACTGTATTTCCACTGGCCCCCAGCAGCAACAAGGGACCTTCTATGAATTCCGTAcctacagaatccttccagagaAGAACGCTGCCTTCCTCAAGCTGACCAATGAGAAGATCCACCTGCGTACTGCTCACTCTGAGCTCCTGGGCTACTGGAGTGTAGAGTACGGAGGCTTGAACCAGGTCTTCCACATCTGGAAGTATg acagctatgctcaGCGGGCAGGTGTGCGCGCATCCTTGGCTCAGGACCCCAAATGGATTGAGGAGTACATCTCCAAGGCCATGCCCATGCTCATGTCTCAGGACAACGAGGTCACGTATTTAGTACCCTGGAGCAAGGTGGACAGGCCACCCAAGGAAGGTG GGGTATATGAGTTGGCATCGTTCCAGATGAGGCCAGGAGGCCCAGCAGTGTGGGGGGAGGCCTTCCAGGCTGCAGTCAGTACCCACGCTGCCGGGGGGCATGCCCACCTGGTAGGGGTCTTTCACAGCGAGTTTGGACGGCTCAACAAAG TCAATGCCCTGTGGTGGTATGAGAGTCCGGACCAACGGGCAGCAGTACGCCACAAAGCCCATGGTGATGCCAGGGTGGTGGCAGCCG TGAGGGAGAGTGTGACCTATCTGGAGTCGCAGACGAGCAAACTCATGTTCCCCTGCCCCTACTCTCCCCTCAAGTGA